A genome region from Tachyglossus aculeatus isolate mTacAcu1 chromosome 15, mTacAcu1.pri, whole genome shotgun sequence includes the following:
- the LOC119937561 gene encoding proline-rich protein 2-like — translation MRVSLWSHVSPTGLTGQRVPVAPPPLAAAKDQPLHRRPRQSPANGPPRMRPPRQAPPPPHGNRAPRPPQPISARRSPPAANRGHAPPRKTSSAPSQPISDRERGRPRPSPPGSASAPWKPSAAPPSANQRPEVHARSQSKSRARGRPRPPMETEHRPFLSQSASGGPHPQPIAVPSTRQAPPPHGNRALSFPQPISFQRSTPAANCSPAHAAGPAPHGNRAPPLFQPISDRRSPPAANHSPEHEAGPAPHGNRAPRLLSQSATVSPFPPPITAPSTRPAPPPMETESRPFSANQRSEAPGRRQSQLCERGRPRPRGVEALWGAL, via the coding sequence ATGAGGGTGTCGTTGTGGAGTCACGTGTCCCCGACGGGGCTAACGGGCCAACGGGTCCCAGTAGCCCCGCCGCCGCTCGCCGCCGCTAAGGACCAACCGCTCCACCGGCGGCCCCGTCAAAGTCCCGCGAACGGCCCTCCGCGCATGCGCCCGCCCCGCCAAGCCCCGCCGCCGCCCCATGGAAACCGAGCGCCGCGCCCCCCTCAGCCAATCAGCGCCCGGAGGTCCCCGCCCGCCGCCAATCGCGGCCACGCCCCGCCACGGAAAACGAGCTCCGCCCCTTCTCAGCCAATCAGCGACCGGGAACGAGGTCGGCCCCGCCCGTCCCCTCCAGGCTCCGCCTCCGCCCCATGGAAACCGAGCGCCGCGCCTCCTTCAGCCAATCAGCGTCCGGAGGTCCACGCCCGCAGCCAATCGAAGTCCCGCGCACGAGGCCGGCCCCGCCCACCCATGGAAACCGAGCACCGCCCCTTCCTCAGCCAATCAGCGTCCGGAGGTCCACACCCGCAGCCAATCGCAGTCCCGAGCACAAGGCAGGCCCCGCCTCCCCATGGAAACCGAGCTCTGTCCTTTCCTCAGCCAATCAGCTTCCAGAGGTCCACGCCCGCAGCCAATTGCAGTCCCGCGCAcgcggccggccccgccccccatgGAAACCGAGCACCGCCCCTTTTTCAGCCAATCAGCGACCGGAGGTCCCCGCCCGCCGCCAATCACAGCCCCGAACACgaggccggccccgccccccatgGTAACCGAGCGCCGCGCCTTCTCAGCCAATCAGCGACCGTAAGTCCCTTCCCACCGCCAATCACAGCCCCGAGCACgaggccggccccgccccccatgGAAACCGAGAGTCGCCCCTTCTCAGCCAATCAGCGATCGGAGGCCCCCGGACGCCGCCAATCACAGCTCTGCGAACGCGGACGGCCCCGCCCCCGAGGAGTCGAGGCCCTATGGGGcgcgctctaa